The Pseudarthrobacter sp. NS4 genome includes a window with the following:
- a CDS encoding CHRD domain-containing protein codes for MNKTLRFMAVPTLALGVLALSGSPAMAADQSYQTTLGQLNGSSASGTVTVDVTGNQAHVVLNVSGLPATFMDAPYPHVQHIHGGKQGTCPDPSADKDGDGVINTTEGDPAYGPILTTLSTSGDTSPAAGTDLKLAGQGAAYTVDRTFELNAETKASLEAGTAVVVVHGLDPATLSPAAQAAKSDIVPSLPLAATSPALCGTLTAGQMKMPAGGAATGIPTETGTDTGALAIGSGLALIALAGGAYVVRRRSTTSAA; via the coding sequence ATGAACAAGACACTCCGCTTTATGGCTGTTCCCACTCTCGCTTTGGGCGTCCTTGCCCTTTCCGGTTCCCCGGCCATGGCCGCCGACCAGTCCTACCAGACCACGCTCGGCCAGCTCAACGGCAGCTCAGCGTCCGGCACCGTCACCGTTGACGTCACGGGCAACCAGGCCCACGTCGTCCTGAATGTTTCCGGCCTGCCGGCAACGTTCATGGACGCCCCGTACCCGCACGTCCAGCACATCCACGGCGGCAAGCAGGGCACCTGCCCGGACCCGTCCGCTGACAAGGACGGTGACGGCGTCATCAACACCACCGAAGGCGACCCGGCCTACGGCCCCATCCTCACCACGCTCTCCACGAGCGGGGACACCAGCCCGGCAGCCGGTACAGACCTCAAGCTCGCCGGCCAGGGCGCTGCCTACACCGTTGACCGGACGTTCGAACTGAATGCCGAGACCAAGGCTTCCCTGGAAGCAGGCACCGCAGTGGTGGTTGTCCACGGCCTTGACCCGGCCACGTTGAGCCCTGCCGCGCAGGCGGCGAAGAGCGACATCGTTCCGAGCCTTCCGCTTGCCGCCACCTCCCCCGCCCTGTGCGGGACCTTGACGGCCGGGCAGATGAAAATGCCCGCAGGCGGAGCAGCAACCGGTATCCCCACCGAAACCGGCACCGACACCGGAGCCCTCGCCATCGGTTCCGGCCTGGCCCTGATCGCCCTCGCCGGCGGAGCCTACGTCGTCCGCCGCCGCAGCACCACATCAGCAGCGTAA